From Paenibacillus sp. GP183, one genomic window encodes:
- a CDS encoding ABC transporter permease produces MQHIHYILKRFLQIIPVLLLVTVVIFLLMRLIPGDPAYVMLGEKATPELVAELHVKMGLDKPLYVQYLVFLKKLISFNLGNSIVYLIPVSQLLAKRIVVTLSLTAMAAIIVIALSFPLGYLAGVKKDKTMDQIIRTGTLIAIAVPQFWIGLLLLMFFGLKLHWFPVAGWGDTWPAHLKSLILPAFTTALATSSLLIKNLRNSVVDVVNSDYVDFARSKGLSEGKVRSRHIVRNALISTITLLSLRVAGMLGGAIIIETVFALPGVGSLLIQAVLSRDYAVVQAVVFVFAALVLIANLITDISYSLLDPRVKLE; encoded by the coding sequence TTGCAGCATATCCATTATATCCTTAAACGCTTTCTTCAGATTATCCCCGTCCTTTTGCTCGTGACGGTAGTTATTTTTCTTCTGATGCGTTTGATCCCCGGTGATCCTGCCTATGTCATGCTGGGAGAAAAAGCAACCCCTGAATTGGTTGCCGAGCTCCATGTAAAGATGGGGCTGGATAAGCCTTTGTATGTACAATATCTTGTTTTTCTAAAAAAATTAATATCCTTTAACCTTGGCAATTCCATTGTTTATCTTATTCCTGTCAGCCAGCTATTAGCGAAGCGTATCGTAGTGACTTTATCTTTAACTGCTATGGCTGCAATCATAGTCATAGCCTTAAGTTTTCCGTTAGGTTATCTTGCTGGCGTAAAAAAGGATAAGACCATGGATCAGATCATCAGAACGGGAACCCTCATCGCTATTGCGGTTCCGCAGTTCTGGATCGGATTACTGCTTCTTATGTTTTTCGGATTGAAATTGCATTGGTTCCCTGTAGCCGGATGGGGTGACACGTGGCCGGCGCATCTCAAATCTCTGATTTTGCCGGCATTCACAACAGCTTTGGCAACAAGCTCCTTGCTGATTAAAAATCTTCGTAACAGCGTTGTAGATGTAGTGAATAGTGACTATGTGGATTTTGCAAGGAGCAAGGGACTCAGCGAAGGCAAAGTCAGGTCCAGACATATCGTTAGAAATGCTTTGATTTCAACCATTACGCTTCTCTCCTTGCGCGTAGCGGGTATGCTTGGAGGAGCCATTATTATCGAAACCGTTTTTGCTCTTCCCGGGGTTGGCTCGCTGTTGATTCAAGCCGTTTTAAGCAGGGATTATGCTGTAGTACAGGCGGTTGTGTTTGTATTTGCGGCATTGGTTCTGATTGCCAACCTGATCACCGACATTTCTTATTCGTTGCTCGATCCCAGAGTGAAACTGGAATAA
- a CDS encoding dihydrodipicolinate synthase family protein has product MTLINGVFNILATPFTEQGLVDEDSLQSLVEFQLKAGAVGLTILGIMGEVSKLTDAERDLITRVVIEQVNGRIPVIVNVTHTGTRVVINTAHRAAELGASGIMVAPPTNLRNLDAVGDFYRTISEAVSIPIVVQDEPVTTGVIMPASLLAGLGLNLIKLEEAPVPIKISRILEKNPDARIYGGLGGVFFLQELERGAVGTMTGFAYTEILVSIYKDFSEGRREKAAATFYKYLPLISYEGQIGVGLAVRKEILRRRGAIRCSDIRSPGLKLDRLAHDEISRVLDYVQLT; this is encoded by the coding sequence ATGACATTGATTAATGGTGTTTTTAACATTTTGGCCACGCCATTTACGGAGCAGGGGCTTGTGGACGAGGATAGCTTGCAGTCTCTCGTCGAATTTCAACTGAAGGCGGGAGCTGTGGGCCTGACTATTCTCGGTATTATGGGAGAGGTTTCCAAGTTGACCGATGCCGAGCGCGATCTGATCACCCGCGTGGTGATCGAGCAGGTAAATGGTCGCATTCCTGTAATTGTCAATGTCACACATACAGGGACCCGTGTGGTGATCAACACCGCACATCGCGCTGCGGAGCTGGGTGCGTCTGGCATCATGGTAGCGCCGCCGACCAATCTGCGAAACCTCGATGCAGTAGGGGATTTTTACCGCACGATTTCTGAGGCCGTCTCGATACCGATTGTGGTACAGGACGAGCCCGTTACTACAGGAGTCATCATGCCGGCATCGCTGCTGGCTGGCCTTGGCCTGAATCTGATCAAGCTTGAGGAAGCTCCTGTTCCTATCAAGATCAGCCGGATTCTGGAGAAGAACCCGGATGCCCGGATTTACGGAGGGCTGGGGGGCGTTTTCTTTCTCCAGGAGCTGGAACGGGGTGCCGTGGGCACGATGACCGGGTTCGCTTATACCGAGATTCTGGTCTCGATCTATAAGGACTTCTCGGAGGGACGCAGAGAGAAAGCGGCTGCGACATTTTACAAGTACCTGCCTTTGATCAGCTACGAAGGGCAGATCGGGGTCGGCTTGGCCGTCCGCAAGGAGATTCTCCGGCGGCGGGGAGCAATCCGTTGCTCGGATATTCGTTCGCCGGGCCTGAAGCTGGACCGCTTGGCTCATGATGAGATCAGCAGAGTCCTGGACTATGTTCAATTGACCTAG
- a CDS encoding SDR family oxidoreductase has product MELNLANKVALVVASSQGLGKAIATQLVKEGTHVMLTSRDGEKLAALQKELQALGKGKVAYGVADITKAEDIRALVQLTTDTYGRIDILVNNAGGPPGGTFEQLSDEMWQKAFELNLLSYIRVIREVLPELKKAGGRIVNIASSSIKQPIPGLLLSNTFRLGIVGLTKTLAEELAPYHILINTVAPGRIATDRIAYLDQLKADKLGVTREQVMDESQKSIPLKRYGTPEEFANVVTFLLSDANTYMTGSSLLVDGGMVKSI; this is encoded by the coding sequence ATGGAATTGAATCTGGCAAATAAGGTTGCTCTTGTTGTTGCATCCAGTCAGGGACTCGGAAAGGCTATTGCGACGCAGCTGGTCAAAGAAGGAACGCACGTGATGCTGACGAGCCGCGATGGAGAGAAGCTGGCAGCCTTACAGAAAGAGCTGCAAGCTCTGGGCAAAGGAAAAGTGGCTTATGGTGTGGCGGATATTACAAAGGCAGAAGATATCCGAGCTTTAGTTCAATTGACAACAGATACATATGGTAGAATCGATATTTTGGTCAATAACGCAGGAGGACCTCCAGGCGGTACGTTCGAACAGCTCTCCGATGAAATGTGGCAAAAAGCGTTTGAACTGAATTTGCTGAGCTATATTCGCGTGATCCGCGAAGTGCTTCCGGAATTAAAAAAAGCAGGGGGACGAATCGTTAATATCGCTTCTTCCTCCATTAAACAACCGATACCCGGTCTCCTTTTATCCAACACATTTCGACTCGGCATCGTCGGGTTAACAAAAACGTTAGCCGAGGAATTGGCTCCGTATCATATTTTGATTAATACGGTTGCTCCGGGAAGAATTGCTACCGATCGAATTGCATATCTGGATCAGCTTAAAGCCGACAAATTAGGCGTTACACGCGAGCAAGTCATGGACGAATCGCAAAAGTCTATACCGCTTAAACGTTACGGCACACCGGAGGAATTTGCCAACGTTGTGACATTCCTATTATCGGATGCTAACACCTATATGACCGGAAGCTCCTTATTGGTTGACGGGGGTATGGTTAAATCCATTTAA
- a CDS encoding pyridoxal phosphate-dependent aminotransferase, with product MKSKLSLRAQQLEGSATIQLTMKAKELRKQGIDVLIFGQGEPDFPTPAHINEAAYKAIKEGHTKYTPTAGIMELRQAICEKLRVDNGLHYQPDQVVVSGGAKHSLINIFFALLNLGDEVIIPVPAWLSYWEQVKLAGGVPVLVPTKGENEFKLTSEQLEAVITPKSKCVVINSPSNPTGSIYTREELQKLAEVCVKHDLVVISDEIYEKLIYDGEKHVSIGSLGQDIFERTITVNGFSKAYAMTGWRMGYAAAPKEIAKAMEDLQSHMTSNPTAFVQVASIDALTGSQEPIRDMVEEYDRRRIRMVQMLREIPGLECPMPKGAFYAFPSIQGLIGKQAMGETIGNDDDLSRLLLEHANILVVPGSSFEVKNYIRLSYATDINTIEKGMIQFRDFVVNHVS from the coding sequence ATGAAGTCAAAATTGTCATTGAGGGCTCAGCAGTTGGAAGGCTCCGCAACCATACAGCTAACGATGAAAGCAAAGGAATTGCGCAAGCAGGGCATTGATGTTCTGATTTTCGGACAGGGCGAGCCGGATTTTCCTACGCCCGCTCACATTAATGAAGCAGCTTACAAGGCTATCAAGGAAGGGCATACCAAATATACGCCTACTGCAGGAATTATGGAGCTGCGCCAAGCGATCTGCGAGAAGCTCAGGGTAGACAATGGCCTTCATTATCAGCCGGACCAGGTTGTCGTATCCGGTGGCGCAAAGCATTCATTGATCAATATCTTTTTCGCTCTGCTTAATCTCGGTGATGAGGTGATCATTCCGGTGCCGGCTTGGCTCAGTTATTGGGAACAGGTAAAATTGGCAGGCGGTGTTCCCGTACTAGTCCCAACCAAAGGGGAAAATGAATTTAAGCTTACCTCGGAACAATTGGAAGCTGTGATTACACCGAAGTCCAAATGTGTAGTGATTAACTCTCCGAGCAATCCAACCGGTTCCATTTATACTCGCGAAGAATTGCAAAAGCTTGCTGAGGTCTGTGTGAAGCACGATCTCGTTGTGATTTCCGATGAAATCTACGAAAAACTGATCTACGATGGAGAAAAGCATGTAAGCATAGGCAGTCTTGGCCAGGATATTTTCGAAAGAACGATTACCGTCAACGGTTTTTCCAAAGCATATGCGATGACTGGATGGCGCATGGGATATGCTGCTGCTCCTAAGGAAATTGCCAAAGCGATGGAAGATTTGCAGAGTCATATGACGAGCAATCCTACAGCTTTCGTCCAGGTTGCCTCCATAGATGCTCTAACAGGAAGCCAAGAGCCCATCCGGGATATGGTGGAAGAATACGATCGGCGCCGCATACGGATGGTGCAAATGCTAAGGGAAATTCCTGGTTTGGAGTGCCCCATGCCGAAAGGTGCGTTTTATGCGTTTCCCAGCATTCAAGGCTTGATCGGCAAGCAGGCTATGGGGGAAACGATCGGTAACGACGATGACCTGAGCCGCCTTCTGTTAGAGCATGCGAATATTCTTGTCGTACCGGGCAGCAGCTTTGAAGTGAAAAACTATATACGTTTATCCTACGCTACAGATATCAACACAATTGAAAAAGGAATGATCCAATTCAGGGATTTTGTAGTGAACCATGTTTCATAA
- a CDS encoding ABC transporter substrate-binding protein, whose product MYKNPGFKKLTAMLILFSMIFYTAACSNNGGGTAKTAGGAVAPSKVTIARPVDSDNLDPVTQSQNANIWVLNLLMNGLVKSSDDGTKIEPDLAKSWDISPDGLTYTFHLLDGLKFSDGTAVKGEDWIFSLTRARDEKGSIWTSNLKAITKIAAPDDKTVVLTLDQPFVPLLAALAMFNAAVLPKAYFEKVGVEGFSQKPAGTGPYMLDKWVKGEYISLKKNPNYRVQGLPKTDEIKLTVVPDDNTRMLQLQSGDIDVATFVPYNKMKELSSNPDYTVQNFQAAQVNYLTLNTAKKPLDNVKVRQALNYAIDKQGLVNAVLNGYGTLGTTFFPSGLMYYDKNLTPYKQDLEKAKSLLAEAGFANGGIKLELLTRSGDAINNQVSVILKDSFSKIGVDLTIKQLESATVSSMQRSFNYDLCLNGWSSDMVDPAQVVDRMVVYNDATRAFYTGWKDDTAIQMALDAKKQQDAVKRQEMYSKIQGIHASATPLITLYNSGYPVIMKKNITGFSQTPLGNYRFENLEKKSK is encoded by the coding sequence ATGTATAAAAATCCAGGATTCAAGAAATTGACGGCCATGTTAATTTTGTTTTCGATGATTTTCTACACGGCCGCATGCAGCAACAATGGCGGAGGGACCGCAAAAACAGCTGGAGGTGCCGTGGCTCCATCCAAAGTAACAATTGCCCGACCAGTAGATTCGGATAACCTTGACCCTGTTACTCAATCACAAAACGCAAACATTTGGGTACTTAATCTCCTGATGAACGGACTTGTCAAAAGCAGTGATGATGGAACCAAGATCGAACCGGACCTTGCCAAAAGCTGGGATATAAGCCCAGACGGACTGACTTATACTTTTCATCTGCTCGATGGCCTTAAATTTTCAGACGGAACAGCAGTTAAAGGCGAAGATTGGATTTTCTCGCTTACTCGTGCCCGTGATGAAAAGGGAAGCATCTGGACTTCCAATCTTAAAGCGATCACCAAAATAGCAGCCCCTGACGATAAGACGGTAGTGCTTACACTTGATCAGCCATTTGTTCCCTTGTTGGCGGCACTCGCGATGTTCAATGCTGCAGTACTTCCAAAAGCCTATTTTGAAAAAGTGGGAGTTGAAGGCTTCAGCCAGAAGCCTGCAGGAACAGGACCTTATATGCTTGACAAGTGGGTAAAGGGCGAATACATTTCGTTGAAAAAGAACCCGAATTATAGGGTTCAGGGCCTGCCCAAGACCGATGAAATAAAATTAACTGTAGTTCCTGATGATAATACCCGTATGCTTCAGCTCCAATCGGGCGATATCGATGTAGCTACATTCGTTCCTTATAATAAGATGAAAGAGCTCAGCAGCAACCCGGATTATACCGTACAAAACTTCCAGGCGGCTCAGGTGAATTACCTTACACTTAACACTGCAAAAAAACCATTGGACAATGTGAAAGTAAGGCAAGCATTAAATTACGCAATCGATAAGCAAGGTTTGGTCAATGCGGTTCTTAATGGCTACGGAACATTGGGCACGACATTCTTCCCATCCGGTTTGATGTACTATGATAAAAATCTTACCCCTTACAAACAAGATCTTGAAAAAGCCAAATCGCTTTTGGCAGAAGCAGGATTCGCAAATGGAGGCATTAAGCTTGAATTGCTTACTCGCTCCGGTGATGCCATTAACAATCAGGTATCCGTTATTTTGAAAGATTCCTTCAGCAAAATAGGAGTCGACCTGACCATCAAACAATTGGAAAGTGCTACCGTGTCGTCCATGCAAAGATCATTCAACTACGATTTGTGCCTGAATGGCTGGAGCAGTGATATGGTTGATCCGGCACAAGTTGTTGACCGTATGGTCGTTTATAATGATGCGACGAGAGCTTTCTATACCGGATGGAAAGATGATACGGCAATACAAATGGCATTAGATGCCAAAAAGCAGCAGGATGCTGTCAAGAGACAAGAAATGTATTCGAAGATTCAAGGAATTCATGCAAGCGCAACGCCGCTGATTACTCTGTATAACTCGGGATATCCTGTGATCATGAAAAAAAATATTACAGGATTCTCGCAGACTCCTCTTGGCAACTATCGATTTGAGAATCTTGAGAAGAAATCGAAATAA
- a CDS encoding GntR family transcriptional regulator, whose amino-acid sequence MEGNENYQIKQVPRMFEQVIKQIMNYMISEHISTGSKIPTERSLSDLLEVSRSSIREGIRILELLGYLESRQGEGTFASYPPPFLIPCQVLNQQIDSQSLQRYYDIFLMCSEQIVMTLVDEEPLRSHLDFTFPEKSSNFGADFARWIAYLGNQLPNPLFLALWRNIYELLEENQFFLNFHSDLQINTFKEHFSEKNKTKLLELFQALKVK is encoded by the coding sequence ATGGAGGGAAATGAAAATTACCAAATCAAACAAGTACCCAGAATGTTTGAACAAGTGATCAAACAAATTATGAATTATATGATTTCGGAACACATATCTACCGGATCGAAGATTCCTACAGAGAGGAGTCTTAGCGATTTATTGGAGGTCAGCCGATCCTCAATCCGGGAAGGAATTCGAATTTTGGAATTATTGGGGTACCTGGAATCAAGACAAGGCGAAGGGACCTTTGCATCCTATCCGCCTCCTTTTCTCATTCCTTGCCAGGTTTTAAATCAACAAATAGATTCCCAAAGTCTTCAGCGCTACTACGATATATTTCTCATGTGTTCGGAACAGATCGTCATGACCCTGGTTGATGAGGAACCATTAAGAAGTCATTTAGACTTCACTTTTCCCGAGAAGAGCTCAAACTTTGGCGCGGATTTTGCAAGGTGGATCGCATATCTTGGAAATCAATTGCCAAACCCGCTTTTTCTTGCTTTATGGCGCAATATTTATGAGCTCCTAGAGGAAAACCAATTCTTTTTAAACTTTCATTCAGATCTGCAAATCAATACTTTTAAGGAGCATTTTTCGGAAAAGAATAAAACGAAGCTGCTGGAGTTGTTTCAAGCTTTAAAGGTGAAGTGA
- a CDS encoding FadR/GntR family transcriptional regulator has protein sequence MAFEVIRKKNLYEEIVSQIIRYIQEKNIKPGDKLPSENELVEIFKVSKTAVREALSVLAAKGILEKRPGVGSILKELTGSTFIEPITSKLIVEEQTLREILEFRRGIEIESVALAAERANEEQLEAIENAHLELIEVNRKGGIGIEVDYRFHYLIIISSGNSIYETIFDLISPKFLEAMKIGKNQSKKISERYILEAQEEHERIVKALKNRDAVEARLAMLEHLQKNEVKIWSNELNV, from the coding sequence TTGGCATTTGAAGTTATTAGGAAAAAAAATTTGTATGAAGAAATAGTGTCCCAGATTATACGATATATTCAGGAAAAGAATATAAAACCCGGTGATAAATTGCCTTCGGAAAATGAACTGGTTGAAATATTTAAAGTTAGTAAAACAGCCGTTAGAGAAGCGCTCAGTGTCCTTGCCGCGAAAGGGATTTTAGAGAAGCGTCCCGGGGTTGGCAGTATTTTGAAAGAATTAACGGGCAGTACGTTTATCGAACCGATTACAAGCAAGCTTATCGTAGAGGAACAGACACTGCGGGAAATATTGGAATTTCGTCGAGGGATTGAGATTGAGTCTGTCGCCCTTGCGGCAGAACGCGCCAATGAAGAACAGCTGGAAGCGATCGAGAATGCTCATTTGGAATTAATTGAAGTGAATCGAAAAGGAGGTATCGGAATTGAGGTAGATTATCGATTCCATTATTTAATTATCATTTCATCCGGTAATTCCATTTACGAAACGATATTTGATTTGATATCGCCCAAGTTCCTCGAAGCTATGAAAATAGGTAAAAACCAATCCAAAAAAATATCGGAACGATATATTCTAGAGGCGCAAGAAGAACATGAACGAATCGTCAAAGCTTTGAAAAATAGAGATGCGGTCGAAGCGCGACTTGCCATGCTGGAGCATCTTCAGAAAAATGAAGTCAAAATTTGGAGTAATGAACTCAATGTTTAG
- a CDS encoding D-2-hydroxyacid dehydrogenase has translation MSFTVLIASYLEPEQVERIRQTLPGLRVLYDPELLYKPRYQADHIGPSDWSRTPEQEKKFLSWLAEADIMWDFDRRLTPRLTELAPRLKWIQATSSGIGDIVKKFGLDQSSITITNAAGIHAIPLAEHSLLSMLYFTKNVPFIRKEQAAHHWERYCSKELRGSTLGVVGLGAVGREVARLAKANGLKVLGVKRNVDMDPASLNVDELYPQSSLSMVLPRCDFLVLICPHTPETEGMIGERELALLPKGAVLINIARGAVVDEDALIASLQSGHLAGAALDVARTEPLPADSPLWSMENVLITPHSASTVTQENQRLTDLFCENLQRFSEERQLLNLFKA, from the coding sequence ATGTCATTTACCGTATTGATTGCTTCATACCTTGAGCCTGAACAGGTGGAACGGATTCGGCAGACACTGCCCGGACTACGGGTCCTTTATGATCCGGAGCTGCTCTATAAGCCCCGCTATCAGGCGGATCATATAGGTCCGTCCGACTGGAGTAGAACGCCGGAGCAGGAGAAGAAATTTCTGAGCTGGCTGGCTGAGGCGGATATTATGTGGGATTTTGACCGCCGACTCACTCCCCGGCTGACCGAGTTGGCTCCCCGGCTCAAGTGGATTCAGGCGACCTCTTCCGGGATTGGCGACATCGTCAAAAAATTCGGGCTCGATCAAAGCTCGATCACGATTACCAATGCTGCCGGTATTCATGCCATTCCGCTGGCGGAGCACAGCCTGCTGTCGATGCTTTATTTTACAAAAAACGTCCCTTTTATCCGCAAAGAGCAGGCGGCCCACCATTGGGAGCGGTACTGCAGTAAAGAGTTGCGCGGCAGTACGTTGGGGGTTGTGGGACTTGGGGCTGTTGGGCGTGAGGTTGCCCGGCTGGCGAAGGCCAACGGATTAAAGGTGCTCGGCGTCAAGCGGAACGTCGATATGGACCCCGCTTCCCTTAATGTCGATGAGCTTTACCCGCAGAGCAGCCTGTCCATGGTGTTGCCTCGCTGCGACTTCCTGGTGCTCATCTGCCCGCATACTCCCGAGACAGAAGGGATGATCGGCGAACGCGAATTGGCACTCCTGCCTAAGGGTGCCGTATTGATCAACATCGCCCGTGGGGCGGTGGTGGATGAAGACGCGTTGATCGCTTCTCTTCAAAGCGGTCACCTCGCCGGTGCTGCCCTGGACGTTGCCCGGACTGAACCGCTGCCTGCAGACAGCCCGCTATGGTCGATGGAGAATGTGCTGATCACGCCTCATTCCGCAAGCACGGTGACTCAGGAGAATCAACGCCTGACCGATCTATTCTGCGAGAACCTGCAGCGGTTTTCCGAGGAGCGCCAGCTGCTGAATTTGTTTAAAGCTTGA
- a CDS encoding amidase: MREILFSSISEVASLYRAKQISPVELLQTLFQTAEELEPYLNAFISFLREPATQAAKRAEDSFLRGETVPLLTGIPISVKDLIYTKGIKTTCGSRILHDFVPDHSATIVEKLEQNGAVMFGKTNLLEFAYGVVHPDYGQCNNPWDVGRTAGGSSSGSSAAVAAGLGFASIGTDTGGSIRIPASYCGAVGVKPTYGLISTYGVFPLSWSLDHAGPITRSVEDAAIVLDAIAGYDSRDRYSHSDAGSHGSFCSHLNEDCKGNRIGYLPISLLHGVEKEVLDIYQQALHLLQELGMELMEVTIPGYERFEDILMNVLLPEASVIHHKWMDRGDEYAPHTYRQIEEGTRHTAVRYLEALREQESFRRELQRSLEVMDALITPSVAFPAPKEDPLIGDHEVDEMTYSGPFNVSGHPAITVNGGFTSSLLPVGIQFVGRHFCEARLLGIAHVFERALGLNRRPDLKFMGLKQG; the protein is encoded by the coding sequence TTGAGAGAGATCTTATTTTCATCCATTTCTGAAGTCGCGTCACTTTACCGGGCAAAACAAATATCCCCCGTTGAACTGCTGCAAACCTTGTTTCAAACAGCGGAAGAGCTGGAGCCGTACTTGAATGCCTTTATCTCTTTTTTGCGTGAACCTGCGACGCAAGCGGCAAAACGGGCGGAAGACTCTTTTTTGCGGGGAGAGACGGTCCCGTTGCTGACAGGGATTCCAATTTCCGTCAAAGATTTGATCTATACGAAAGGAATCAAAACGACCTGCGGTTCGAGAATTTTACATGATTTTGTACCGGATCATTCAGCAACGATTGTTGAAAAATTGGAGCAGAATGGCGCCGTTATGTTCGGTAAAACCAATTTGCTGGAATTTGCCTATGGCGTAGTCCATCCCGATTACGGCCAATGCAACAACCCGTGGGATGTGGGCCGCACGGCTGGCGGTTCAAGCAGCGGTTCGTCGGCTGCTGTCGCTGCCGGATTGGGCTTTGCTTCCATTGGCACCGATACCGGCGGATCCATTCGAATCCCCGCATCGTACTGCGGCGCAGTTGGCGTGAAACCAACGTATGGACTTATCAGCACATACGGGGTATTTCCACTTTCCTGGTCACTTGATCACGCAGGACCGATTACGCGTTCCGTTGAAGATGCGGCCATCGTGCTGGATGCGATCGCAGGATACGATTCACGTGACCGTTATTCTCACTCCGATGCCGGATCGCACGGGTCATTTTGCAGCCATTTGAATGAAGATTGCAAAGGAAATCGGATCGGATATTTGCCGATCAGCCTTTTGCATGGCGTGGAGAAAGAAGTCCTTGACATTTATCAACAAGCTTTGCATCTGCTGCAGGAGTTAGGCATGGAACTGATGGAGGTCACGATTCCAGGCTATGAACGGTTTGAAGATATCCTGATGAACGTCTTGCTGCCGGAAGCTTCTGTGATTCATCACAAATGGATGGATCGGGGAGACGAATATGCCCCGCATACCTACCGACAGATTGAGGAAGGAACCAGACATACCGCAGTCCGGTATTTGGAAGCGCTGCGGGAGCAGGAATCGTTTCGCCGTGAGCTCCAGAGGTCGCTTGAGGTAATGGATGCTTTGATAACCCCCAGCGTTGCGTTTCCGGCTCCAAAAGAAGATCCGTTGATTGGAGACCATGAAGTGGACGAGATGACATACAGCGGCCCCTTCAATGTATCGGGTCATCCGGCCATTACCGTCAACGGCGGGTTTACCTCCTCATTGCTTCCTGTCGGTATTCAGTTTGTCGGCCGCCATTTCTGTGAAGCCAGGCTGCTTGGTATTGCCCATGTATTTGAACGTGCATTAGGATTAAATAGACGGCCGGATTTGAAATTTATGGGATTGAAACAAGGATGA
- a CDS encoding M20 family metallopeptidase yields the protein MDKMYAYLKENEQQILADLERIVKAESPTHDKVMLERCSQELQVLFKERLGLEAEVIIQEKAGNHLRFTMGKGVDQILITSHYDTVWDVGRLSYRVEGNKAYGPGIFDMKGGIVQSLWAIKACCDLGIPLSKKIVFLCTSDEEVGSQSSRGLIEAEALKSEAVLVPEPAHHGAVKTARKGTARFTMSIKGKAAHSGNHHEEGISAVEEMARQIQFLHSLTDYAKGTTVNVGIAHGGNRANVVAEQADIVIDVRVTSLEEAERITSLISGAKPHLNGISLHVEGGMNRPPMERTERTAKLFNLALECASELGITLTEVSVGGGSDGNFTAALGIPTLDGLGPIGDGPHAEYEHVLIDQLAGRAALFSKLLKKLQDV from the coding sequence ATGGATAAAATGTATGCTTATTTAAAGGAAAACGAACAGCAAATATTGGCCGACTTGGAGCGGATCGTCAAAGCGGAATCGCCAACACATGACAAAGTGATGCTGGAACGCTGCAGTCAAGAACTGCAGGTGCTGTTTAAAGAGCGACTCGGTTTGGAAGCTGAAGTCATCATTCAAGAAAAAGCGGGCAACCACCTGCGCTTTACAATGGGCAAAGGGGTGGATCAAATCTTGATTACCAGTCATTACGACACGGTTTGGGACGTCGGACGCCTCTCTTATCGAGTGGAGGGAAATAAGGCATACGGGCCTGGCATCTTCGATATGAAGGGAGGCATCGTCCAAAGTCTCTGGGCGATCAAAGCTTGCTGCGATTTGGGTATCCCGCTAAGCAAAAAGATCGTCTTCCTGTGCACCAGCGATGAAGAAGTGGGCAGCCAATCTTCCCGTGGGCTCATTGAAGCGGAAGCGCTAAAAAGTGAAGCCGTGCTTGTACCCGAGCCCGCTCATCACGGTGCGGTAAAGACGGCACGTAAAGGCACCGCACGTTTTACGATGTCGATTAAAGGCAAAGCCGCTCACTCCGGCAATCACCATGAAGAGGGCATCAGTGCCGTAGAAGAGATGGCCCGCCAAATCCAGTTCCTGCATAGTTTGACCGATTACGCCAAAGGGACTACGGTCAATGTCGGTATAGCCCATGGCGGCAATCGTGCCAATGTGGTTGCGGAGCAGGCGGACATCGTGATTGACGTACGTGTTACCAGTCTGGAAGAAGCGGAACGTATCACCTCGCTGATCAGCGGTGCCAAACCGCATTTGAACGGAATATCGCTGCATGTCGAAGGAGGAATGAATCGACCTCCGATGGAACGTACGGAGCGGACGGCCAAGCTGTTCAACCTGGCATTAGAGTGCGCCTCCGAGCTCGGGATCACTTTGACGGAAGTATCGGTTGGAGGCGGAAGCGACGGGAATTTTACTGCGGCGCTCGGTATACCAACTTTGGACGGATTAGGACCCATTGGCGATGGACCTCATGCGGAGTACGAGCACGTTTTGATCGATCAACTCGCTGGCAGGGCGGCACTTTTCAGCAAGCTTCTAAAAAAGCTGCAGGATGTGTGA